From one Geminocystis sp. M7585_C2015_104 genomic stretch:
- the crcB gene encoding fluoride efflux transporter CrcB, translating to MATTVDPVVATLVVIMGAIPGAVVRYYITRFSAEWWGAHFPFGTFIINLSGTLLMGIVTGLSIKDDTIKLLLANGFLASYTTFSTFILDTVTLWQMGGKKRALLYYLGTVLLGTILLKVGIFLPRLIYG from the coding sequence ATGGCAACCACAGTTGACCCAGTAGTAGCCACCCTGGTAGTAATAATGGGCGCTATACCCGGTGCAGTTGTCCGTTATTACATCACCCGTTTCTCAGCGGAATGGTGGGGGGCTCATTTCCCCTTTGGCACTTTTATAATTAACCTATCTGGCACCCTTTTGATGGGAATTGTAACGGGCCTGTCCATCAAAGACGATACCATAAAACTGCTATTGGCCAATGGTTTTCTGGCATCCTACACAACCTTCTCCACCTTTATCCTGGATACTGTTACCCTGTGGCAGATGGGTGGGAAAAAAAGGGCTTTGCTGTACTATCTGGGAACTGTCCTATTGGGTACGATTCTTCTGAAAGTTGGTATTTTCCTGCCGCGGTTGATATATGGATAA